In one Oreochromis aureus strain Israel breed Guangdong linkage group 2, ZZ_aureus, whole genome shotgun sequence genomic region, the following are encoded:
- the LOC120441050 gene encoding uncharacterized protein LOC120441050 produces MGTPVHHQDGSDEESGSAHFFDSHKTQARHYKTLQDMYKTKKPNKAAVTQLLNLEFESRRQFINSDAIKEQDRAVKILEAYPCFRELDHVLDELRRIIQPSNLKYISEMKDRWEIFYSKVQFYGVMKKVMKPPKTLDGVEHAAAVFGALPMLFPSSTVPPKKLGICSEAFFHVLKTSEDPEGYLRQRPLACPVLLVSEGNCMIAVGTTAVSTFDRKDLNEGLLYLMAYYYALHLTYPKCISTLLSVLQTEILKDSIHDRDSTPSYRKALGEWKSFIE; encoded by the exons ATGGGCACCCCAGTGCACCACCAGGATGGCAGTGATGAAGAAT CTGGTTCAGCTCACTTCTTTGACAGCCACAAAACCCAGGCAAGACACTACAAGACACTTCAAGACATGTACAAGACCAAAAAACCGAACAAAGCTGCTGTTACCCAACTGCTGAACCTGGAGTTTGAGTCTAGAAGACAATTCATTAACTCTGATGCTATAAAGGAGCAagacagagcagtgaagatacTAGAGGCGTATCCTTGTTTCAGAGAACTGGATCAT GTCCTTGATGAGCTGCGGAGAATTATTCAACCATCCAACTTGAAATACATTTCTGAGATGAAGGATAGATGGGAAATCTTCTACTCGAAGGTGCAGTTTTATGGTGTCATGAAGAAAGTTATGAAGCCGCCAAAAACTTTGGATGGAG TGGAacatgcagcagctgtgttcggAGCCCTTCCCATGCTTTTCCCTTCCAGCACAGTACCACCTAAGAAGCTGGGCATCTGTAGTGAGGCTTTTTTCCATGTCCTAAAG ACTTCAGAAGACCCTGAAGGCTACCTGCGTCAGCGACCCCTGGCTTGTCCAGTTCTGCTTGTCTCTGAAGGCAACTGCATGATAGCTGTTGGAACCACAGCGGTGAGCACTTTTGACCGGAAGGATCTTAATGAGGGACTGCTCTATCTGATGGCATATTACTATGCCCTCCACCTCACATATCCAAAGTGCATTTCCACGCTGCTGTCTGTCTTGCAAACTGAAATACTCAAAGACTCCATCCATGACCGAGATTCAACCCCCTCTTACAGGAAGGCTCTTGGTGAGTGGAAGTCATTCATTGAGTGA